In the Gymnodinialimonas sp. 202GB13-11 genome, one interval contains:
- a CDS encoding ABC transporter substrate-binding protein produces the protein MKTKFNRRQFSALLGSTAIFAPAIVRAQSDRMRQFEGTTLNMLAVQFAHHDPLWNQIAEFEELTGISVNIEFAPFENTRERTLLDMSSRTGRYDLFTVDIMWLAEYAAAGYLEPVSQYLSNPDLTAEDYDVNDFISRVYSGTGVYDDTMYNVPYDCGTVGNMFRSDLIESAGLTVPGRFDGSFTAEAMREICGTLMENNDGLAGYVTGPQRWFWGWMFTPYLYAWQDASNVGNEFVNADWEVTIANDNNLAALQYYLGLRDFTPADDLNYGYGEQLAVYQQGNAGGSITYSGFIGSHYEDPALPVAGKNVALHTPIGPSGRTDPFFGSWGLSISVDSQQKEAAWFFIQWITHADRLTRAAVGGAPAVRHSTFQNPEVQEAQPWGFDLYDYMVNRANPDERIRVPEWAEISEVMGLYGNRAWGNEISAEEALLGMERDMSAAFRRGGYYRDGANNPPQLWRDLSYYDRSPSDWG, from the coding sequence ATGAAAACCAAATTCAACAGACGGCAATTCTCGGCCCTGCTAGGAAGCACCGCAATCTTTGCGCCCGCCATCGTGCGCGCACAATCCGATCGTATGCGGCAGTTTGAGGGGACTACGCTGAACATGCTAGCGGTGCAGTTCGCGCATCACGACCCGCTGTGGAACCAGATCGCGGAATTCGAAGAGCTCACCGGAATCTCGGTGAACATCGAATTCGCACCGTTCGAAAACACACGTGAGCGGACGCTTCTGGACATGTCGTCACGCACGGGTCGCTATGACCTGTTCACCGTCGATATCATGTGGCTCGCGGAATATGCAGCGGCAGGCTACCTGGAGCCCGTCTCGCAATATCTGTCGAACCCCGATTTGACTGCCGAAGATTATGACGTGAACGACTTCATCTCGCGCGTCTATTCCGGCACCGGGGTCTATGACGACACCATGTACAATGTGCCTTACGATTGTGGCACCGTCGGTAACATGTTCCGCTCCGACTTGATCGAGTCCGCGGGGCTGACTGTCCCCGGTCGCTTCGATGGTAGCTTCACTGCCGAAGCCATGCGCGAGATCTGCGGCACTTTGATGGAGAACAATGACGGCCTTGCCGGCTATGTTACGGGGCCACAGAGATGGTTCTGGGGCTGGATGTTCACGCCCTACCTCTATGCTTGGCAAGACGCTTCGAACGTTGGCAATGAATTCGTCAACGCCGATTGGGAAGTGACCATCGCCAACGACAATAATCTTGCCGCCTTACAGTACTACCTCGGCCTGCGTGACTTCACGCCTGCTGACGACCTAAACTATGGCTACGGCGAACAGCTGGCCGTTTATCAGCAAGGCAATGCCGGCGGCTCGATCACCTATTCTGGCTTCATCGGATCGCACTATGAGGACCCTGCGCTGCCGGTGGCTGGCAAAAATGTAGCCCTTCACACACCGATCGGGCCGTCGGGTCGCACAGATCCCTTCTTTGGGTCCTGGGGGCTCTCGATCTCTGTCGACTCTCAACAAAAAGAGGCCGCGTGGTTCTTCATCCAATGGATCACCCACGCCGATCGCCTGACGCGCGCAGCGGTCGGTGGAGCGCCTGCGGTACGCCACTCCACTTTCCAGAACCCCGAGGTTCAGGAAGCGCAGCCCTGGGGCTTTGATCTGTACGACTACATGGTCAATCGTGCCAACCCCGATGAGCGGATCCGGGTGCCCGAGTGGGCTGAAATCTCTGAGGTGATGGGGCTTTACGGCAACCGTGCCTGGGGCAACGAGATCTCGGCAGAAGAAGCCTTGCTCGGCATGGAGCGCGACATGAGCGCGGCATTCCGCCGGGGGGGATACTACCGCGATGGCGCGAACAATCCGCCACAACTGTGGCGGGATCTGAGCTACTATGATCGGTCTCCGTCTGACTGGGGCTGA
- a CDS encoding ABC transporter ATP-binding protein yields the protein MIDLQQNSFLYVMHRAEMLAEGIATMSQICIEGLSKVFAPDLTALDNVTFDVENREFVFLLGPSGAGKTTTLRLIAGLDQPTSGQILIGGSPAAGLAPRDRDVAMVYDKHSMYPHLSVFENMAYPLRLRGLSDSAMREKIGTTAEILDITPLLDRRPRELSGGQQQRVAIGRALVRDANAYLMDEPISALDAKLRAHMRVEFKRLQKELAATILYVSHDQLEAMTMGDKIVVLDKGVVQQIGTPRDIFDRPMNLFVATFVGEPSMNTLPCRLMQDGGNWIVRGEQFEVIVPETWINRHDLAAHVGNALILGIRPHRIALASPEEAGQPNVETGKVYAVETLGSETVYDAEIDGQIVRIWSRGAAHQNLRGNIGGPIHFRVDPNGLFLFDGQTGRTLATASTNTDLAA from the coding sequence ATGATTGACTTGCAACAAAATTCTTTTCTTTATGTGATGCATCGGGCGGAAATGCTTGCAGAGGGAATCGCAACCATGTCTCAGATTTGTATCGAAGGGCTGTCCAAGGTCTTCGCGCCGGATTTGACGGCGCTCGACAACGTGACATTTGATGTCGAAAACCGGGAATTTGTGTTCCTTCTGGGCCCGTCTGGCGCCGGAAAAACCACTACCTTGCGCTTAATTGCTGGGTTGGATCAGCCGACGTCTGGGCAAATCTTGATTGGCGGAAGTCCAGCGGCAGGACTCGCGCCGCGGGACCGAGACGTTGCCATGGTCTACGACAAACACTCCATGTATCCGCACCTGAGCGTTTTCGAGAACATGGCCTACCCACTTCGCCTTCGTGGCCTTTCAGACAGCGCGATGCGCGAAAAGATTGGGACGACGGCTGAAATTCTGGACATCACACCTCTTCTAGACCGCCGCCCCCGCGAATTATCAGGCGGGCAGCAGCAACGGGTAGCCATCGGTCGCGCCCTTGTACGTGACGCAAATGCTTACCTCATGGATGAACCGATTTCGGCGTTGGATGCAAAACTTCGGGCGCACATGCGCGTCGAATTCAAGCGCCTCCAAAAAGAGTTAGCCGCGACCATCTTGTATGTTTCACACGATCAACTCGAAGCGATGACTATGGGTGACAAAATTGTTGTTTTGGACAAGGGAGTCGTGCAACAGATCGGCACCCCTCGAGACATCTTTGACCGGCCTATGAACCTGTTCGTAGCTACCTTTGTGGGCGAACCGTCGATGAACACGCTTCCGTGTCGCTTGATGCAAGACGGTGGAAATTGGATCGTTCGCGGTGAGCAATTTGAAGTAATTGTCCCGGAGACATGGATCAATCGACATGATTTGGCTGCGCATGTTGGCAACGCTCTAATCTTGGGCATTCGCCCTCATCGGATTGCACTGGCCAGTCCAGAGGAGGCAGGCCAACCGAACGTGGAAACCGGCAAGGTCTATGCCGTTGAAACCCTTGGTTCTGAGACCGTCTATGATGCCGAAATCGATGGTCAGATCGTGCGCATCTGGTCGCGCGGCGCGGCCCACCAAAATCTGCGCGGAAACATTGGAGGGCCAATCCATTTCCGCGTCGATCCCAATGGTTTGTTCCTTTTCGACGGACAGACCGGTCGCACCCTCGCCACCGCTTCAACCAACACCGACCTGGCTGCCTAA
- a CDS encoding SDR family NAD(P)-dependent oxidoreductase, translated as MDLGLSGQRVLVTASSAGIGEAIATSFAREGATVILNGRSQATAAAAKARIEDAIDGAKVEFVVADLGSAEGCEAAIDGLPAGSVDVLVNNLGVYEPIDFFDTTDAHWQRLFEINVMSGVRLSRHFLEGMLKKKAGRIVFVSSESGINPAPEMAHYSATKTMQISVSRNLAEMTKGTDVTVNSVLPGPVNTQGVGDFIAAVFPELPREEAHAKFMRENRPTSLIERLSRPEEIADFVCFIASARASAVNGAALKVDGGMIRSVF; from the coding sequence ATGGATCTTGGATTGTCAGGGCAACGCGTGCTGGTAACAGCCTCTTCTGCGGGCATTGGAGAAGCGATCGCCACGTCATTTGCACGAGAGGGCGCGACTGTCATTCTCAATGGTCGAAGCCAGGCGACTGCGGCTGCCGCAAAGGCGAGAATAGAGGACGCAATCGACGGCGCTAAGGTCGAATTCGTGGTTGCGGATCTGGGATCTGCGGAAGGCTGCGAAGCCGCGATCGACGGCCTTCCAGCCGGGTCCGTGGATGTACTTGTCAACAACCTAGGCGTTTACGAGCCCATTGATTTCTTCGACACCACGGATGCCCATTGGCAGCGCCTGTTTGAGATCAACGTCATGAGCGGTGTTCGGCTCTCGCGCCATTTCCTTGAAGGTATGCTAAAGAAAAAGGCGGGCCGGATCGTTTTCGTGTCGAGCGAAAGTGGTATCAACCCGGCCCCAGAGATGGCCCACTACTCCGCCACCAAAACCATGCAGATTTCGGTTTCCCGAAATCTGGCCGAGATGACGAAGGGCACGGATGTGACCGTAAACTCCGTCCTGCCTGGCCCGGTGAATACTCAGGGGGTTGGCGATTTCATTGCTGCGGTGTTCCCAGAGCTGCCTCGTGAAGAGGCACACGCCAAGTTTATGAGGGAAAACCGCCCGACGTCGCTGATTGAGCGCCTGTCTCGCCCTGAAGAGATCGCTGATTTCGTCTGCTTTATCGCAAGCGCGCGAGCGTCGGCAGTGAACGGCGCTGCGTTGAAGGTTGACGGCGGGATGATACGATCCGTTTTCTAG
- a CDS encoding bifunctional 4-hydroxy-2-oxoglutarate aldolase/2-dehydro-3-deoxy-phosphogluconate aldolase: MIQNVLDQVANARLLPVVVLGRVEDAVPLGRALVDGGLPVAEITFRSDAAEASIRAIAAEVPEILLGAGTVLTEDQVRAAAAAGAQFLVTPGFNPAVVRAAKTASLPIVPGVNNPTGVEMAMAEGLNAVKFFPAEATGGVPFLKALSGPYKAVRFIPTGGVGLSNLSQYLALPSVLACGGSWMVDSKLIEAGRFDEITKLTAAAVAAAKDAAS, translated from the coding sequence ATGATCCAAAACGTTCTTGACCAAGTTGCCAATGCCCGCTTGTTGCCGGTTGTCGTGTTGGGGCGCGTTGAAGACGCAGTGCCCTTAGGGCGGGCATTGGTCGACGGCGGCTTGCCAGTGGCCGAAATCACATTTCGCTCGGACGCAGCCGAGGCGTCCATTCGAGCCATCGCAGCCGAAGTTCCTGAAATCCTGCTTGGGGCAGGGACTGTTCTGACTGAAGATCAGGTAAGAGCCGCGGCGGCAGCCGGGGCGCAGTTTCTTGTGACGCCGGGGTTCAACCCGGCAGTTGTTCGCGCCGCAAAGACCGCCAGCCTGCCGATTGTTCCAGGTGTAAACAACCCAACTGGCGTGGAAATGGCGATGGCAGAAGGGCTGAACGCAGTGAAGTTCTTTCCGGCCGAGGCCACCGGCGGCGTACCGTTCCTGAAGGCGCTCTCGGGTCCCTACAAGGCCGTCCGGTTCATCCCAACTGGCGGCGTGGGCCTGTCCAACTTGTCCCAATATCTGGCCCTACCGTCAGTCTTGGCATGTGGTGGTTCTTGGATGGTGGACTCTAAGCTGATCGAGGCTGGGCGTTTTGATGAAATAACGAAACTGACTGCTGCTGCTGTAGCTGCTGCAAAAGACGCTGCAAGTTGA
- a CDS encoding SDR family oxidoreductase: MNATSGNDRAPMTLEGKVAIITGAASGIGEEVARVYASHGCKVAMIDFDSERLDRIGEEVAADGAEILKIHADVTEEASVRAFFKQVHNTWGRIDVLVNSAGRDSLSPPLDEVTLDEWNKTLGPNLTAVFLCCREAFIYMKPQGGGRIINMGSSSTRVASGPGHSPYRASKHGMIGFSKNILLDGEKMGIGVTVLNPSHVKTPMTEIIDKGLYDGNLQAYTDGWLDEKELKEGIHASCIDVENVGWLALYVATRTPDVTIPTISLYPTHKVHRYGMEV, from the coding sequence ATGAATGCAACGAGTGGAAACGATCGAGCGCCGATGACCCTCGAAGGGAAAGTAGCTATCATCACAGGTGCCGCGTCTGGCATTGGTGAAGAGGTCGCGCGCGTTTATGCGTCCCATGGGTGCAAGGTCGCTATGATCGACTTCGATTCAGAGCGCCTTGACAGGATCGGTGAAGAAGTGGCTGCTGATGGCGCCGAAATTCTGAAGATCCATGCAGATGTTACCGAAGAAGCCAGTGTTCGTGCCTTCTTCAAGCAGGTCCACAATACATGGGGTCGGATTGACGTACTCGTCAACTCGGCCGGCCGTGACAGCCTGTCGCCACCCTTGGATGAGGTCACGCTTGATGAATGGAACAAGACACTGGGGCCCAATCTTACGGCCGTGTTCCTGTGCTGTCGCGAAGCCTTCATCTACATGAAGCCGCAAGGTGGTGGTCGTATCATCAACATGGGCTCTTCGTCGACACGCGTCGCTTCTGGCCCGGGTCACAGTCCATATCGAGCCTCCAAGCACGGAATGATCGGTTTCTCAAAAAACATCCTTCTGGATGGCGAGAAAATGGGGATCGGTGTGACGGTGCTGAACCCCAGCCACGTGAAGACACCCATGACCGAGATCATCGACAAGGGACTCTATGATGGCAATCTGCAGGCCTACACCGACGGCTGGCTGGACGAGAAGGAACTGAAAGAAGGCATTCACGCCTCCTGCATTGATGTGGAGAACGTCGGTTGGCTGGCGCTGTACGTGGCCACACGGACGCCTGATGTGACAATCCCCACCATTTCTCTCTACCCTACTCACAAGGTCCACCGTTACGGGATGGAGGTTTAA
- a CDS encoding zinc-dependent dehydrogenase → MKAVVFNGPGTLTLEDRARPEIGPDEILVRVQAAAICGTDLKIYRGGHFRVGEGDTRVLGHELAGDIVEIGGNVSYWRVGQRVSVVPNIGCGHCDMCRKGLNNMCPDYDAFGISIDGGFEEYMVVTPSAIFGGNLFEVPDSLDWEAAALVEPLSCCFNAWKNLSVSPEDRVLILGTGPIAGLFLMLAKAYGARQVIVVGRRATRLEEIAGLGATDTVDSSEVAVVDEVLRLTDGHGVDVALTAAPAPELQVQAMATLARYGRMNFFSGLNKGTKVEIDTNKVHYRGLKLLGSTGSSIEDYARSLRLVESGQIDVKAVITHRFGMDQAVSAFDHALAGKGMKTLILPQERNVA, encoded by the coding sequence ATGAAAGCGGTCGTCTTCAACGGACCTGGAACACTGACGCTTGAGGATCGCGCACGCCCTGAGATTGGACCAGACGAAATCCTGGTACGGGTTCAGGCAGCCGCGATCTGTGGCACGGATCTGAAAATCTACCGTGGCGGTCATTTCCGGGTTGGCGAAGGCGACACGCGGGTCTTGGGCCATGAATTGGCGGGCGATATCGTCGAGATTGGCGGCAACGTTTCGTATTGGCGCGTCGGTCAACGTGTGTCGGTTGTACCTAATATCGGCTGTGGTCACTGCGATATGTGTCGCAAAGGTCTGAACAACATGTGCCCAGACTACGATGCCTTTGGGATAAGCATCGACGGCGGCTTTGAAGAATACATGGTTGTCACGCCCTCTGCGATTTTTGGCGGCAACCTGTTCGAGGTTCCCGACAGTTTGGACTGGGAAGCTGCCGCTTTGGTTGAGCCGCTATCATGCTGCTTCAATGCATGGAAAAACCTGAGCGTCTCCCCAGAAGATCGCGTGTTGATTCTCGGAACTGGCCCGATTGCAGGTCTTTTTCTGATGCTGGCAAAAGCCTATGGCGCGCGGCAGGTCATCGTTGTCGGGCGTCGCGCCACGCGATTGGAAGAGATCGCGGGTCTTGGCGCGACCGATACGGTGGATAGTTCAGAAGTGGCTGTGGTCGACGAGGTTTTGCGCCTAACGGATGGCCACGGTGTTGATGTGGCGCTGACAGCCGCTCCGGCGCCCGAGCTTCAGGTCCAAGCCATGGCCACGCTGGCCCGCTACGGTCGGATGAACTTCTTCTCGGGCCTGAACAAGGGCACCAAGGTCGAGATCGACACCAACAAGGTGCACTATCGGGGGCTAAAGCTTCTGGGAAGTACCGGGTCTTCGATCGAAGATTACGCGCGCTCGCTCAGGCTGGTGGAAAGCGGCCAGATCGACGTGAAGGCCGTTATCACCCACCGGTTTGGAATGGATCAGGCGGTTTCCGCCTTCGATCACGCATTGGCGGGTAAGGGGATGAAAACTCTGATCCTGCCCCAAGAAAGGAATGTCGCATGA
- a CDS encoding zinc-binding dehydrogenase — protein sequence MPDRVSLEVAATIEPAAIILHGIHKIDLSLGDAVAVVGCGALGYFALQFAKLSGAHPLIAIDVDEDKLELARQVGADICINPAKADALAAIKAATGGRGVAVALEAAGSDKGRDLSILACAKQGKVILYGTAYGDVTFGEAAFAKMVREELEVIGSWNSYSVPFPGKEWFDIIGLLEAGRLAVESLITHRATLDEAPEIFQKLKDRSFGPYHKILFKPNG from the coding sequence GTGCCGGATCGCGTCAGTCTGGAAGTGGCGGCAACGATCGAACCGGCCGCAATCATTCTGCACGGGATCCACAAGATTGACCTATCGCTCGGTGATGCTGTTGCGGTGGTCGGATGCGGCGCGCTTGGCTATTTCGCGTTGCAGTTTGCTAAGTTGTCCGGCGCGCACCCATTGATTGCAATCGATGTGGACGAAGACAAATTGGAACTGGCGCGTCAGGTTGGGGCGGACATCTGTATCAATCCCGCAAAGGCCGACGCTTTGGCCGCGATCAAGGCCGCAACGGGCGGACGCGGAGTTGCAGTCGCTTTGGAAGCAGCGGGAAGTGACAAGGGGCGGGATCTGTCAATTCTGGCCTGCGCAAAACAGGGCAAGGTCATTTTGTACGGGACTGCCTATGGTGATGTCACCTTTGGCGAAGCTGCCTTCGCTAAAATGGTCCGCGAGGAACTTGAGGTGATCGGATCGTGGAACAGTTACTCTGTCCCGTTTCCGGGCAAGGAATGGTTCGATATAATCGGCTTGCTGGAGGCTGGGCGATTGGCTGTAGAGTCGCTGATCACCCATCGCGCTACATTGGACGAAGCTCCAGAAATCTTTCAGAAATTGAAGGATCGGAGCTTCGGTCCCTATCACAAGATTCTGTTCAAGCCGAACGGCTAA